ATGATGGGTCAACATCAGTCACACCAGTTGGTTGCGACTATTGGCCGGGGGCCTGCGGCGCGTCAGCGGAAAGGAACCTCTGCGATTGTGCGCCGTAATTTTCTGGTGTGCAGCTTACCCGGTTTACTAGCCAGCTTCTCGACGGTCAACAATGCACAGGCAACATGGTCACGCTTGGACGAGGCATAAAAATTCTGCGCCTGGGCGGGAAGTTTCGGCACATTATGCAGCGGCAGATCACTCACTGACAACAACGTGCCATACGGCACCCGATAGCGGTAGCCATTGGCGGCCAACGTTGCCGACTCCATATCCACCGCCACCGCAGTTGAAGCAGTCAGTAACTTCCATAATTTCTCCGGGGTATGCCATTCCCAGTTGCGATCATCGGTGGAAAGCACCGTGCCGGTGCGCAGCAGTGACTGGCTGCTGCCAAAAACCTGTTGCACAGCTTTTTCCAGGGTGCGTTGAATCTCTGGGATGGCTGGAATCGGAATATCGCCGGAAAGATGATGATGCAAAATATGGTCATGCCGCTGATAGGCGTTGCCGAGGATCAAATCCCCAATGCGCATCCGTCCATCAAGTCCGGCACAGTGCCCAATCATGATCCAACATTCGGGGCGAAGCACAGCGACACAGTCGGTGATTGTTTTCGCATTTGACGGACCTACCCCAATATTGATCAGCGACACCCCGGTGCTGTCATTGGCAATAAGATCCACCCGTGGCATTTGCCGATTCGTGGCGGCAGCTGCCGTGACAGCAGCGATCGTCTCATCGGCGGGTGCATCGGCAGGAAACCGGGTGAGCACCTGCTCCCGGGTGAGGAGTTCCCCATTAGGCAGGCGCAGCCCCGTGTAGCGGGTGGTCGGGTCGGCAAGCCGGTCGAGCGCGAGATGCACAAACTGTTCTGTGTGCATCGCATAGTTAGTAAACAGCAAATAGTGTTGCAAATCTTCCACCGGATTGCCGGTGTAGTGCATGATCCGCTGTAATGCGATATCAACCCGGGCGGGTGAAAAATGAAACAGTGGCTTGTCGCCGTGGTGGAAGGCCTCCCAGCTGCCGTCGATAATGCCATCATCAACATCATCCAAACTTGGGTGAGCAATTGCAGCTTCCCCGGTGGCGGTTTGTTCCGCCCGCCAGGTAGTAATCCGATCAACCATGGTCGAATGCAGCGGCAGTGGTAAATATTCCACCGGGATCCGTTGCTGCGAGTTGGTGACAGT
The Corynebacterium choanae DNA segment above includes these coding regions:
- the amn gene encoding AMP nucleosidase, with amino-acid sequence MNQHITPHSTAPTPSDRSAQPANHATSAATWDAPAHPLTWDQARLQATAIVAELEDRYQRSVDAAEAIINDTTLSCGEAGTRWQQVTYPQLTVTITRWRPIDRTAPYGYVDAPGRYTAILSRPQLLAPYFINQLTHLLHNYPAAVTVTNSQQRIPVEYLPLPLHSTMVDRITTWRAEQTATGEAAIAHPSLDDVDDGIIDGSWEAFHHGDKPLFHFSPARVDIALQRIMHYTGNPVEDLQHYLLFTNYAMHTEQFVHLALDRLADPTTRYTGLRLPNGELLTREQVLTRFPADAPADETIAAVTAAAATNRQMPRVDLIANDSTGVSLINIGVGPSNAKTITDCVAVLRPECWIMIGHCAGLDGRMRIGDLILGNAYQRHDHILHHHLSGDIPIPAIPEIQRTLEKAVQQVFGSSQSLLRTGTVLSTDDRNWEWHTPEKLWKLLTASTAVAVDMESATLAANGYRYRVPYGTLLSVSDLPLHNVPKLPAQAQNFYASSKRDHVACALLTVEKLASKPGKLHTRKLRRTIAEVPFR